GCGCATCCCGGGACAGGGTGTGGCCCAGGACATAGGGATCGGGACGGAGGCGACGCTTGAGCAGTCCGGCCAGGTAGGACAGGCTGCGTGGGTTGTCGAGCGTGATCAGGAGGACCCCGCCCGGCGTGAGCACGCGATGCAGCTCGGCGAGCGCCGCGGGGATTCCCGCCGCCTCGGCGAAGTGGTCGAGCGTGGAGTTCGAGACGATCACGTCGAAGGCCGCCGCCCGAAACGGGAGGGCGAGCACGTCGGCCGCGAGCGGGGCCGCCGGCGCGCCCGCCTCGGCGGCGCGGATCCGGGCCCGGCGCGCGATGAGCGGGGAGATGTCGATCCCGGCGCGGAGGCCGCCCCGCGGGAGGTCGAACAGAAACTGGTCCGGCCCGTGCGCTTCCTCGAAGAGGTCGGTCTTGAGCAGACGCCGGCCCGCGAGATCCGGACACCAGCGGGCGATCAGGCGCAGATGCGCGTCACGCTTGATGCGGCCGATCGTCGCGTCGTGGTAGTAGTGACCGGTCAGCCGATCGGAGATCCCGTCCCAGTATGCGGGGCCCGAGCCGTCGGCGCTCACGGGCTCAGGATGCGGGTCGCCGGCCCCACAGGTCAACCGTTCCGTGGCGCGCGCCTTGCCCGTGGCCGCGCGGACCGCTAGAGTACCGCCGTGATGGAGTCCACGCTCACGGGATGGCGCCGCCACGCGGCGGTCGCCTTCATCGTGGTCTGGCTCGCGGTGCAGATCGCCGTGCCGCTCGCCCAGAAGCTCGATCTGGGCGCCCCGAGCTCCCCCTATCGCTACGCACGGTACAGCTGGGCGATGTTCTCCCGGCTGGTGCCGCGCTACGAAGTGCGCCTGTACCGGACGCGGGCCGGCGGCGCTCCCGAGGCGATCCCGGACATCGACCGCTGGATGCACGGGTATCGCTCGCCCGAGCCGATGCCGATGTCCGCGATCTACACCTCGGAGGGCGAGGTGCTCGAGCGCTTCTCCGGGCTCGTCACGGCCATCGCGCACGAGCACCGCGACGGCTACACGTACGTCGCCGCGATCCGGTGGACGGCGAATCGTCCGTCGGGCGCGGCCACCGTGGAGGTCCGGGCCGATGCCACGCGGTGAGGGCGGCTGGCTCGATCCCGTCCCCGCGTACCGCCTGGCGACCCTGCGCGCATGCCTGGCCGTGGTCACCCTCGTGTTCCACGTGCCCAAGTTCAACGGCTTGCTCGACGCGTACACGCGCTCCGCGTTCCACGTCGCGCCCGCATTCGCGTGGATCCCGACGCCATCGCGCGGGGCCGGCATCGCCCTCATGGTGCTCCAGCACGCGGCGGCATGGTGCCTGCTCCTCGGGTGGGCGCCGCGCGTGGCGGGGTGGCTCCTGGCCGGAGCGGGCGCGTACATCATGGCGCTCGATCCCGAGTACTATTCGCACAACGCGCACTTCCACCTCACGCTCCTGGCGCTGATCGGGTGCGCCTCGGACCGGATCTCGCTCCGCCGCCTCATCCTGGACGGGGACGACGACGCGCGCACCCCTGGCTGGCCGGAGCGGCTGATTCGCGCGCAGCTCGCCATCGTGTTCTTCTACGCGGCGCTGGACAAGGTGCTGAGCCCGGGCTGGGGTCTCACCGGCGCCGTGCTCACCGGGCCCGGCTTCGCGCCGCACGCGCCGGGCCTGGCCGCACTCCAACAGCTCAACCAGACGGTACTGGGCGCGATTCCCGCCGTGCTCAGCGTCGCCACGATCGCCACGGAGCTCGCCCTCGCGATCGCCTTCGTCGTGCCGGGCCTCTCGGCTCTGGCCATCGCGCTGTCGGTGGGCTTCATGACGTATCTCGAGTTCATGGTGCGCCCCGGCGTGTTCACCTGGGACGTCCTGATCGCCCTGCTCGTGCTGTCGCCCGCGGCGGATCGCGGCTGGTCCATCGTCCACTCGTCGATCGGCGCCGCATCTCGCGTCTACGGGGCCGTCCTGCCGCGGCTGGACTGGCTGAGAAGGCTACGATGGGTGACACCCATCGGGCCTTCGCCGGGCGCCTCCTCCGCGTTCGTGGCACCCGGCGCGCTGCACCTCATGAGCCCGCGACATCGGGTGTTTTGCGGGCTGGGCGCCCTGTATGCCTTGTCTGCGGTCCTGCCCGGGCCCCTGCTCGTGACCCTCGTACTCGCCCGATTTGGCGGCGGGTTTCTGGCGGCCCGTGGCTTCGGCCGCTGGGACGATCTGCCGTTCTTGCTGCTCGGCGCGTATCTTGCGTGCGTGTGCATCGAGACGGTGCGCGCCGCCTTCCGGCAGCGCGATTCGTCGCTGGCGAACGGCTGCGCACATGCGGAAGCGGCTCAGATTCTTGACCGCTCTCGGGGGCAACGCTAGGATGGCACTGCCGTCGTTGCGCATCGCCTGGATGGCGACGTAGTCCGGTCCGATGCAGTGTTCCCGCTGCCAGACTGACAACAAGGACGACCGACGCTTCTGCGCTTCCTGCGGAGCGGCGTTGCTCTCCGTGTGCGCGGCGTGCGGCTTCTCCAATGAGGCGGGCGCGGCGTTCTGCGGGGGATGCGGGGTGGCGCTCTCGCGCGGCGCCGCCCCGTCGACGGGGCCCACGGCCCCCGCGCCGACGCCCGCCCCCCCGGCACCCCGGCCGCTGCCCAGCCGGCCCGCCTACCAGTCCCCCCGGGCCTACACGCCGGCGCATCTCGCGGAGCGCATCCTCGGCGGCCGGAGCGCCCTGGAGGGTGAGCGCAAGCAGGTGACGGTGATGTTCGCGGACCTCAAGGGCTCCATGGAGGTCCTCGCCGAACGCGATCCCGAGGAAGCGCGCCAGATCCTCGATCCCGTGCTCGAGGCCATGATGGACGCTGTCCACCGCTATCAAGGGACGGTCAACCAGGTGATGGGCGATGGGATCATGGCCCTCTTCGGCGCGCCGGTGGCCCACGAGGACCATGCGGTGCGCGCGGGCTACGCGGCGCTGCGCATGGCCGAGTCCATCGCCGCCCTCGCCGCCGAGCACGAGCGGCGCTTCGGCTTCCGCGCGCAGATCCGGGTGGGGATGAACTCCGGCGAGGTGGTGGTCCGGACCATCGGCAGCGATCTGCGCATGGACTACAGCGCCGTCGGGCAGACCACCCACCTCGCCGCGCGCATGGAGCAGCTCGCCGGGCCCGGATCCATCTTCGTCACCGAAGCATTCACACGCCTGACCGAGTCCTCGCTGCACTTCAAGCCACTCGGCCTCGTCACCGTCAAGGGGCTCGCGGAGCCCGTGGACGTGTTCGAGCTCGTCGGCGCCGAGCCGACGCGCACCCGCTTCCAGGCCGCGGCCTCCCGCGGCCTGACCCGGTTCGTCGGCCGCGCCGACGAGCTCAAGATGCTGCAGGACGCCCTCGAGCGCGCGGAGGCGCGCGCCGGTCAGGTCGTGGCCGTCATCGGCGAGCCCGGGGTGGGGAAGTCGCGCCTCTTCCACGAGCTGGTGCGCTCCTCGCAGACCCAGGGCTGGCTGGTGCTCGAGACGGGCTCGGTCTCGTACGGGCAGAAGACGGCGTGGATGCCGGTGGCCGAGCTGCTGCGGACGTATTTCCAGCTCGACGAGCGGGCGGATCCCGCCGACATGCGGGAGCAGGTGACGGCGCGACTCGTCG
This window of the Candidatus Methylomirabilota bacterium genome carries:
- a CDS encoding class I SAM-dependent methyltransferase, which translates into the protein MSADGSGPAYWDGISDRLTGHYYHDATIGRIKRDAHLRLIARWCPDLAGRRLLKTDLFEEAHGPDQFLFDLPRGGLRAGIDISPLIARRARIRAAEAGAPAAPLAADVLALPFRAAAFDVIVSNSTLDHFAEAAGIPAALAELHRVLTPGGVLLITLDNPRSLSYLAGLLKRRLRPDPYVLGHTLSRDALVATLTRVGFRVTDTTAILHGLENHSSAAMRLAARVGGPRLPAAIGALLTAVERLEAAPTRYVTGAFVAARAVKP
- a CDS encoding HTTM domain-containing protein, whose translation is MPRGEGGWLDPVPAYRLATLRACLAVVTLVFHVPKFNGLLDAYTRSAFHVAPAFAWIPTPSRGAGIALMVLQHAAAWCLLLGWAPRVAGWLLAGAGAYIMALDPEYYSHNAHFHLTLLALIGCASDRISLRRLILDGDDDARTPGWPERLIRAQLAIVFFYAALDKVLSPGWGLTGAVLTGPGFAPHAPGLAALQQLNQTVLGAIPAVLSVATIATELALAIAFVVPGLSALAIALSVGFMTYLEFMVRPGVFTWDVLIALLVLSPAADRGWSIVHSSIGAASRVYGAVLPRLDWLRRLRWVTPIGPSPGASSAFVAPGALHLMSPRHRVFCGLGALYALSAVLPGPLLVTLVLARFGGGFLAARGFGRWDDLPFLLLGAYLACVCIETVRAAFRQRDSSLANGCAHAEAAQILDRSRGQR